Genomic DNA from Catellatospora sp. TT07R-123:
GGCCCGGTCGTCGACGTACCCCGGGCCGACCGAGGGCGCCCAGACCAGGCCGTTGGCCTTGCAGAAGGCCGCGGCGTTCGCCCAGCCCGGCGCGGACGCCCCGGCGATCGCGTCGTACGTGTACATCCCGCCGAAGCCGGCCGTCTTCGAGGTGTCGGTGGTCTGCGCCAGGATGATGTTGGCGCTCTTCAGCGGGGCGATCGCCGACCAGTCGGCGATGCGCAGGCTCTCGAACACGTAGAACGCGGGCCGGTTGCCGTGCCCGGCGTCGCGGTAGTACGCCGGGTGGCCGCCGTAGCGGGAGTTGAGGTAGCCGACGTCGGAGACGGTCGAGGCCGCGGTGCGCCCCGCGTACGGCTCCAGGTGCCAGGCCACCTTGATGCCCTGCCGGGCGGCCGCGTCGAGCACCATGGGGACCAGGCGGTCCTCGTAGGAGCCCTGGCCCCACCAGCTGTAGACGATGACGCCGACCCCGGCCTGGGCGATCCAGGCCATGTGCTGGTCGACGGCCGCGACGGCGCCCGAGTCGTACGCCCCGAGCACCGGGTACAGGTTCGCCCCGATGTCGCCGGGCGGGGTGTGCCCGCCCTGCTGCCAGTGCCGGTACGACCCGTTGACCGCCGGGCTGCCGTACCAGGAGTAGTAGAAGATGTGCACGTTCGGCGAGACGGGCGGCGCCGCCTGCGCCGGGGTCGGCAGGACCACGGCGAGGCCGAGCAGCAGCGCGCACGCCGCGAGCAATCGGAAGAGCTGCTTCATGAGCGCCTGCCTCCTCACGAGGTGACCAGGTCGAACTTCTCCCACGCCCCGATGGCCGCCCGGTTGGCGATCAGCGGCTCGTTGCCGTTGTTCTCGGCGGTGACGTACTGCCCGTTGGCCTGCGCCTTCAGGCTGACGCTGCCGTCGCTGTTGGTGATCAGCGCGAACGTCTCCCAGGGGCCGACGGCGGTGCGGTTGGCGATCAGCGCGGCCGCGCCGCTGTTCTCGGCGCAGACGTACAGCCCGTTGACCTTGGCGCGCAGCGCGATGTTGCCGCCGCCGAGGTTGACCAGGTCGTACTGCTGAGCCAGCGCCACGGTGGTCGCGCTGGCGATCAGCGCGGTGCTGCCCGCGGTGACGTACTTGCTGTTCACCCGGGCCTTCCAGGTCGTCACCGGGGTGGCCCCGCCGGTGGCGAAGGTGAACGCGTCGACGTCGAACAGGTTGCCCGCGCCGCCCTTGAACACCAGGTACAGCGTGGTCGGGCCGGACGGGGCGCCGGACAGGCCCGCTGTGACGTTGGTGAACGTCTCCCAGCTGCCCGTGACCGGGACGGTCACCGTGCCCAGCAGGGTGCCGGTGGCCGAGCCGGTGCGGACCTCGATGATGCCGCCCGCGCCCGCCGAGGCGGCCCGGACGGTGATCGAGGTGGCGTTGGACAGGTTGTACGGCGTGTACGCGATCCAGTCGCCGTTCTCGATGAACCCGGCGGTACGGCCGCCCTCGGCCGCCGCGTGGTCGGCCAGCTGGACGCCCGACTGCGAGCTGAAGTGCTCACCCTGCCGGTGCTTGGGCTGCAGGGTGCGCACGGTGCGCGAGGTCAGCCCGCCGTTGTCGGTGTAGCTGGCGTCGAAGACGCCGAAGATGTTCGCGGCCGCGTCGTGCTCGCCGTCCACCGGGACGGTGATCGAGCCGGTGCAGCCGGTCTTCGAGGTGATCTGGTGCGCGTGGCTGTCGTGGCCGAGCGAGTAGGTCACGGTCACCTTGGTGCAGTTGACCGTGCCGTCCTCCGGGTCGGTGACGCTGACCTGGAACGGGATGGTGTCACCGAAGTTGAACAGCTGCCCGTCGCCGGGAAGCTGGAGGTTGACCGTGGGCGCGGTGTTGCCGACCGTGATGACCAGGCTCGCCGTGCCGGACAGGCCGCCCGGGTCGGTGACCTTCAGCGTCGGGGTGTACGTCCCGTTGGTGCTGTAGGTCTTGGTCGGGTTGGCCGCCGTCGAGGTGGTGCCGTCGCCGAAGGTCCACAGGTAGCTCAGCGCCCCGCCCTCGGGGTCGGAGCTGCCCGCCGAGGAGAAGGTGACGGCCAGCGGCGCCGGGCCGGAGGTCTTGTTCGCCGAGGCGACCGCGACCGGGTTGCGGTTGGCCCCGGCGATGTACTCGACCCGGAACAGGCCCGCGTTGTTGGAGCCGGTGCCGTAGTCGAGCACGTAGAGCGCGCCGTCCGGGCCGAAGGCCATGTCCATGACCTGGGTGCCGGTCCACGGGAAGGCCGAGATCTCGCCCGGGGTGCCGTCGGCGTTGACGGCGATCGCCTTGATCCACTTGCGGCCGTACTCGCCGGCGAAGAAGCGGCCGTCCAGCGACTGCGGGAACTTGACGTTCGAGGTGGAGGAGGCGTTGTAGCGGTAGACCGGGCCGCCCATCGGCGACTCCGAGCCGGAGCCGAACTCCGGCGGCGTGCCGGCGTCGCCGGCGTACCGGATCCAGGCGGGTTTGGCGGCGGGCAGGGTGCCCTGGCCCGTGTTGCGGAACGAGTTGTTGGCCGGGCCGCCGGAGCAGTTGAACTTCGCGCCGGTGCTGTTGCTGGCGAAGTTCCACTCGTTGTACGTCTCGGTGGTGGTGTTCGTGCCGGTGCAGTACGGCCAGCCGTAGTTGCCCGGCGCGGTGATCCGGTCGAACTCGACCTGCCCCTGCGGGCCCCGGTTGGCGTCGGTGGTGCCCGCGTCCGGCCCGTAGTCGCCGAGGTAGACGATGCCGGTGGCCTTGTCCACGCTCATCCGGAACGGGTTGCGGAAGCCCATCGCGTAGATCTCGGCGCGGGTGTTCGCCGTGCCGGGCGCGAACAGGTTGCCCGACGGGATGGTGTAGGTCCCGTCGGCCTGCGGCTTGATCCGCAGCAGCTTGCCGCGCAGGTCGTTGGTGTTGCCCGCGGACCGCTGCGCGTCGAACTGCGGGTTGCGGTCGGTCCGCTCGTCGATCGGGCTGTACCCGGCCGAGTCGAACGGGTTGGTGTCGTCGCCGGTGGTCAGGTACAGGTTGCCCGCGGTGTCGAAGTCGATGTCGCCACCGACGTGGCAGCACTGGCCGCGGTCGTTGTCGACGGTCAGCACCACCTTCTCGCTGCCGAGGTTGAGCGTGTCGTCGGCGTTGAGGGTGAACCGGGACAGGTTCAGGTGGCCCTTCCACGCGTTGAAGTCCGCCGCGGTGCCGGTGGTCGGCGCGTCCCCGGCGGGGGTGCTCAGCGTCGGGGAGTAGTACAGCCATACGTAGCGGTTGGTGGCGAAGCCGGGGTCGACCGCGACGCCCTGGAGGCCCTCCTCGTCGTGGGTGTAGACGGTGAGCTTGCCCGCCTGCTTGGTGTTGCCGTTGACGTCGGTGACCCGGACTGTGCCGTCCCGGGCGGTGTGGATGACCGAGCGGTTGGGCAGCACCGCCAGCGACATGGGCTCGCCGAGTTCGGCCGAGCCGGACGCCAGCGACACCTGCTGGTAGTCGCCTGCCGGGATCGGCGCCGCCAGCGCGGTGGTCGGCGCTCCGGCCGACACGACCACGGTGGCCGCGAGGGTGGCGACGGCGGTGAACCACAGCCGCCGCCGAGGGATGTGCCTCATGCGGGTTCCTTCCGGTGGGGGGTGCCCCGGCGCGCTCGGGCACGCGCCGGGGCGGGGGTGGGAGAGGACGGAGCTAGCTGCCGTAGACCTCTAGCTCCCAGAGGGAGTAGCCGTACTGGGTGAGGGCGCGCTGGGTGCCGTAGACGCGCACGTAGCGGCCGGTGCCGGTGAGGGTGACGTCGTCCACGCCGCCGTCGGAGGTCGTGGTGCTGTAGACCGTGGTCCAGGTGGCGTTGTCGGGCGAGGTCTGGATCTGGTACGCCTTGGCGTACGCCGCCTCCCAGGTGAGCTTCACCCGCTGGACGCTCTTGCTCGCGCCCAGATCGACCGAGATCCACTGCGGGTCGGCGTAGGCGCTGCCCCAGCGGGTGGTGGCGCTCCCGTCGACGGCGTTCGCGCCGTTGTGGGCGCTGCCGGGTTCCACGCTGGAGACCGCGACGGGCCGGTTGAGCGAGAGCAGCTGCGGGCCGGTGGCCGGGGTGCCGTAGACGTTGAGGTCGAACAGGGAGTAGCCCCACTGGGTGGCGCGCTGGGTGCCGTAGACACGCACGTAGCGGCCGGTGCCGGTGAGGGTGACGTCGTCCACGCCGCCGTCGGAGGTCGTGGTGCTGTAGACCGTGGTCCAGGTGGCGTTGTCGGGCGAGGTCTGGATCTGGTACGCCTTGCCGTAGGCGGTCTCCCAGTTCAGCCGCACCCGGTTGAGCGCGTAGCTCGCGCCGAGGTCGACGGAGATCCACTGCGGGTCGGCGTACAGGCTGCCCCAGCGGGTGGCGGAGTTGCCGTCGACCGCGTTCGCGCCGACCAGCACGTTGCCGCTCTCCACACTGGAGGTGGCGGTCGGCCGCCCCTGGGCCAGGTCGGTGGGCTGCGGCGTGCTGCCGGCCTTGATCCGGATGTTGCGGTAGTTGATGTCGGCGCCGGCGCCGTCGTTCTGTACGCCGATGTAGCCGGTCGCGATGTTGCGGGTGCTGGTGTAGTCGTTGATCTTCACGCCGTTGAGCCAGATCTCCACCCGCTGGCCGTGCAGGCCGATCTCGTACGTGTTCCACTGCCCCGGCGGGTTCAGCGCGGCCGCGCGGGCCGTGGTGTCCGGCGCCTTGAGGCTGTACACGCTGCCCGTGGTGCGGGTGACGTCGGCGTCGGTCGCGTCGATCTGGATCTCGTGGCCGAGGTTGACCGGGTTCCACGGGTCGCCCTGCGGATCGGGGAAGCCGATGAAGACGCCGCCGTTGTCGTCGCCCGGCATCATCCAGTCGAGCTTCAGCGAGTAGTCGCTGAACGTGCGGACCGGATACCACAGCAGGCCCATGCCGCCGAACGAGGTCAGCGTGCCGTCGGCCAGGGTGAACCCGCCCGGACCGGCCATCTGCCACTGGTTGAAGCTGTTCTGGGTGCCGTCGAACAGCGCCGTGTAGCCCGTCTCCGGGCGGCAGTCGGCGGGCTTGGACCCGGCCGCGATCTGGATGCCGCCCAGCAGCATGGTCCGGAACAGCGGGTCGGCGTAGGTCTCCTCGGTGTGACCGAGGCCGGTGTACCAGGAGCGGCCGCCGCCGTAGTTCTGGCACCAGGTGATCGGGTGGTCGCCCATGGTGCCGCCGGAGTACGACGACTCGACCAGGCTGGCCAGCACCTTCGCGTTGGCGCGCGGGTTGGTGCGGTAGTTGTACCACTCGTCGGTGCGGGTCCAGGTGCTCGGCAGGTGCGAGGTCGAGCTGTTCGACCGGTCCTCGACCGCGATCGTGGCCTGCTGGGTCGCCGGGTGCGACGAGAACCAGGCACCGACCAGGCCGCCGTACCAGGGCCAGTCGTACTCGGTGTCGGCGGCGGCGTGCACGCCGACGTAGCCGCCGCCGGCCGCGATGTAGTTCTGGAACGCGGTCTGCTGCGTGGCGTCCAGCACGTCGCCGGTCGTCGACAGCCACACCACCGCCTGGTACTGGGCCAGGTTGGTCGCGTTGAACTGGGTCGCGTCCTCGGTCGCGGTGACCGAGAAGCCGTTGGCCGAGCCCAGCGCCTGGATGGCGGCGATGCCGTTGGGGATGGACGAGTGCCGGAAACCGGCGGTCTTCGAGAACACCAGCACCTTCGTCAGCGGCGCGGCCTGCGCCGTGGTGGCCGGAGCCGCCGCGGCCAGGCCCGCCACCAGCGCGACGCCGGTGAGCAGGGAAAGGATTCGCCTCT
This window encodes:
- a CDS encoding ThuA domain-containing protein; its protein translation is MKRRILSLLTGVALVAGLAAAAPATTAQAAPLTKVLVFSKTAGFRHSSIPNGIAAIQALGSANGFSVTATEDATQFNATNLAQYQAVVWLSTTGDVLDATQQTAFQNYIAAGGGYVGVHAAADTEYDWPWYGGLVGAWFSSHPATQQATIAVEDRSNSSTSHLPSTWTRTDEWYNYRTNPRANAKVLASLVESSYSGGTMGDHPITWCQNYGGGRSWYTGLGHTEETYADPLFRTMLLGGIQIAAGSKPADCRPETGYTALFDGTQNSFNQWQMAGPGGFTLADGTLTSFGGMGLLWYPVRTFSDYSLKLDWMMPGDDNGGVFIGFPDPQGDPWNPVNLGHEIQIDATDADVTRTTGSVYSLKAPDTTARAAALNPPGQWNTYEIGLHGQRVEIWLNGVKINDYTSTRNIATGYIGVQNDGAGADINYRNIRIKAGSTPQPTDLAQGRPTATSSVESGNVLVGANAVDGNSATRWGSLYADPQWISVDLGASYALNRVRLNWETAYGKAYQIQTSPDNATWTTVYSTTTSDGGVDDVTLTGTGRYVRVYGTQRATQWGYSLFDLNVYGTPATGPQLLSLNRPVAVSSVEPGSAHNGANAVDGSATTRWGSAYADPQWISVDLGASKSVQRVKLTWEAAYAKAYQIQTSPDNATWTTVYSTTTSDGGVDDVTLTGTGRYVRVYGTQRALTQYGYSLWELEVYGS
- a CDS encoding PQQ-dependent sugar dehydrogenase yields the protein MRHIPRRRLWFTAVATLAATVVVSAGAPTTALAAPIPAGDYQQVSLASGSAELGEPMSLAVLPNRSVIHTARDGTVRVTDVNGNTKQAGKLTVYTHDEEGLQGVAVDPGFATNRYVWLYYSPTLSTPAGDAPTTGTAADFNAWKGHLNLSRFTLNADDTLNLGSEKVVLTVDNDRGQCCHVGGDIDFDTAGNLYLTTGDDTNPFDSAGYSPIDERTDRNPQFDAQRSAGNTNDLRGKLLRIKPQADGTYTIPSGNLFAPGTANTRAEIYAMGFRNPFRMSVDKATGIVYLGDYGPDAGTTDANRGPQGQVEFDRITAPGNYGWPYCTGTNTTTETYNEWNFASNSTGAKFNCSGGPANNSFRNTGQGTLPAAKPAWIRYAGDAGTPPEFGSGSESPMGGPVYRYNASSTSNVKFPQSLDGRFFAGEYGRKWIKAIAVNADGTPGEISAFPWTGTQVMDMAFGPDGALYVLDYGTGSNNAGLFRVEYIAGANRNPVAVASANKTSGPAPLAVTFSSAGSSDPEGGALSYLWTFGDGTTSTAANPTKTYSTNGTYTPTLKVTDPGGLSGTASLVITVGNTAPTVNLQLPGDGQLFNFGDTIPFQVSVTDPEDGTVNCTKVTVTYSLGHDSHAHQITSKTGCTGSITVPVDGEHDAAANIFGVFDASYTDNGGLTSRTVRTLQPKHRQGEHFSSQSGVQLADHAAAEGGRTAGFIENGDWIAYTPYNLSNATSITVRAASAGAGGIIEVRTGSATGTLLGTVTVPVTGSWETFTNVTAGLSGAPSGPTTLYLVFKGGAGNLFDVDAFTFATGGATPVTTWKARVNSKYVTAGSTALIASATTVALAQQYDLVNLGGGNIALRAKVNGLYVCAENSGAAALIANRTAVGPWETFALITNSDGSVSLKAQANGQYVTAENNGNEPLIANRAAIGAWEKFDLVTS
- a CDS encoding glycoside hydrolase family 99 protein — translated: MKQLFRLLAACALLLGLAVVLPTPAQAAPPVSPNVHIFYYSWYGSPAVNGSYRHWQQGGHTPPGDIGANLYPVLGAYDSGAVAAVDQHMAWIAQAGVGVIVYSWWGQGSYEDRLVPMVLDAAARQGIKVAWHLEPYAGRTAASTVSDVGYLNSRYGGHPAYYRDAGHGNRPAFYVFESLRIADWSAIAPLKSANIILAQTTDTSKTAGFGGMYTYDAIAGASAPGWANAAAFCKANGLVWAPSVGPGYVDDRAVPGNTTPTLNRDNGATYDREWDNALNPANGGPPTWVSITSFNEWHEGSVIEPASATPPGGQGYLTYVGAYGTTGTASQTAYLDRTRYWVNRFSPPPQQSFLALRARANGRFVTADNAGASPLIAKGTGIGPWEQYDQITLGGGNIALRSKANGLIVTADNAGAAPLIANRTAVGAWETFALVNNGDGSFSLRAQANGRYVTAENAGAAPLIANRTAIGTWEKFELATS